Genomic segment of Sphingomicrobium marinum:
CCCGAACAATTGTTCGACCTGGTGGCGGATGTCGGTCGCTATGACGAATTCCTGCCGTGGGTCAGCGCGGTGCGCGTGCGCTCCAACAGCGAGGAGGAGATGGTCGCCGACCTCATCGTCGGCTTCAAGGCCTTCAAGGAGCGCTTCACCAGCCGGGTGCAAAAAGAGCGCCCGGACCGCGTTACCGTCGACTATGTCGAAGGCCCGCTGAAATATCTGCATAATGTCTGGACATTCAAACCGGCCGAGGGCGGTACCGATCTTTGTTTCGAAGTGGACTTCGCGTTCAAGAACCGGATCTTCGAAAGCCTCGCCGGACAGATGTTCGACCGCGCGCTGCGCCGGATGACGCAAGCGTTCGAGGACCGGGCGGCTGCGCTCTATGGTTCGAGCAACGACAAGGCCGCCAGCGCCGCCTGAAGGCGCACGCCGCCGCGGCCGGTATTGGCGAACGCTTCTTCAGCAACCAAGACTTTCTGTTCGCCGCGCGTTGCGCGCGCGAAGATAACCGTGCCCACGGGCTTTTCTTCACTGCCACCGTCCGGACCGGCAACACCGGTGATCGATACAACCACGTCGGCACCTGAAATGCGCAGCGCACCGCGCGCCATGGCCTTTGCGGTTTCGGCGCTCACCGCACCGCAGCGATCGAGCGTTTCGGTGGGCACGCTGAGCTGCACATGCTTGGCACTATTGGCGTAGGTGACGAGGCTGCCGATGAACACATCGGATGAGCCCGGGATCTCGGTCAGCGCAGCGCCGACGAGACCGCCGGTGCAGCTTTCGGCGAGCGCGATACGGCGACGCGCATCGCGATTTTTCTCGATAATGTCGCGAGCTTTCTCGACCAGTTCTTCGGGAAGCAGCGTATCCATCATTTCATCCTCACATTGGCGACGGCCTGGCAGGCGATCCCTTCGCCCCTACCGGTGAAGCCGAGCTTTTCGGTAGTCGTGGCCTTCACACTGACCCGGCCCGGCACAAGGCCGAGAATGCGGGCGATATTTTCCTGCATCGCAGTGCGGTGCGGGCCGACCTTTGGGGCCTCGCAAATCAGCGTCGCGTCCACGCTGTCGATGATCGCGCCCATGTCGCGCACCAGATTGGCGGCGTGGGCGAGGAATTGCTCGCTGTCAGCACCTTTCCATTTGGGGTCCGAAGGCGGAAAGTGAAGACCGATATCGCCAAGGCTGACGGCCCCCAGTAGCGCGTCGGTGATGGCATGGAGCAGGACGTCGGCATCGCTATGGCCCGACAGGCCTTTTTCGTACGGCACCGCGATGCCGCCAAGCATCACCGGACCATCACCCGCAAACTGGTGGACATCGAAGCCCATGCCGGTGCGCGGTATCAGAACCTGCCCCGCAATCGCTTCGGCGCGCGAAAAGTCGCCAGGGGTCGTGATCTTGTCGAGCATCTCGTCTCCTTCGACCAGCGCTACATCGATGCCGGCGGCGGCGGCAACGCGCGCTTCGTCGGTGGGGGCACCGTCATAGCCGTCATAGGCCTTGCGGATGACATCGCTACGAAAGGCTTGCGGTGTCTGGATACGCACAACCGTGTCACGGTCCACCGCGTCGCCAAGCGTTTCGCCACTGGGCCGGGCGAGCGTATCGACCGAGCGCAGCATCGGCGTCGCCGCATCGTGCGTCTCCATTGCAGCAACGAGCCGATCGATCACCGCTTCGGGACAGAAAGGTCGCGCAGCGTCGTGGATCAGCACGTGGCTCGTCTTCACCGCGGCGAGGCCGTTGCGCACGCTATCGGAGCGCGTTGCGCCGCCGATGACCAGATTGACCGCCTTATCGCCAAGGACGGCCCGCGCCGTATCTTCCTGATCGGCCGCGATTACGACATGAACCGCCTCGATCGCGGGATGGGGGAGGAGGGCATCAACCGCGTGCACCAGCACCTCCTTGCCGCCAAGCATCTGGAATTGCTTGGGGACATCACTTCCCATGCGACTGCCGCTACCGGCGGCAACAATGAGTGCGGAGAATTCCATCGGATCGCGCTATGGCGGGCAAATCCTTGCTCCTCAAGGGGCTAGGCGCTAAAGGGCCGCCACCATGGCATCGCTGAAGCCCATCAACATCGGTCCGATCAGGATCGACGACCCTGTCATCCTTGCGCCGATGACGGGGGTTACCGACGTGCCGTTTCGCAAGATGGTGAAGCGCTTCGGTTGCGGGCTGACCGTATCCGAAATGATCGCGTCCGAAGCGATGATCCGCGAAACGCGCCAGTCGCTGCAGAAAGCGACGTGGGATCCTTCGGAAGAGCCCGTGTCGCTCCAGCTCGCCGGCTGCGAGCCTGAGCGCATGGCCGAGGCCGCCAAATTGAACGAGGACAAGGGCGCCGCGATCATCGACATCAACATGGGTTGCCCAGTCAAGAAAGTCGTCAACGGCTTTGCCGGATCGCACCTGATGCGCGATCTCGATCTCGCCGGTCGCCTGATCGATGCGACAGTCAAGGCGGTCAGCGTTCCGGTGACGTTGAAGATGCGTATGGGATGGGATCATGACAGCCTCAACGCCCCCGAACTGGCCAAGATCGCCGAAGACCTTGGTGTGCAGATGATCACCGTCCACGGTCGCACCCGCTGCCAGCTGTACAAGGGCACCGCCGACTGGGCCTTTATCGCCAAGGTGAAGGAAGCGACCAGCCTGCCGGTAATCGCCAATGGCGACATCAATTCGATTCCTGAAGCGCGCGAGGCGCTCAAGCAATCGAACGCCGACGGCGTGATGATCGGGCGCGGCGCCTACGGCAAGCCGTGGCTGCTTGGCCAGGTCATCGCCAATTTGCGCGGCGAGGAGCCCAAGCCCGATCCGAGCCGCGAAAAACAGCTCGAAACGATCCTTGAGCAATATGACGACATGCAGGCCCTGTACGGCCCGCGCGTCGGCACACACTGCGCGCGCAAGCATATCG
This window contains:
- a CDS encoding type II toxin-antitoxin system RatA family toxin; its protein translation is MPRHSETRFLPYTPEQLFDLVADVGRYDEFLPWVSAVRVRSNSEEEMVADLIVGFKAFKERFTSRVQKERPDRVTVDYVEGPLKYLHNVWTFKPAEGGTDLCFEVDFAFKNRIFESLAGQMFDRALRRMTQAFEDRAAALYGSSNDKAASAA
- a CDS encoding CinA family protein; this translates as MMDTLLPEELVEKARDIIEKNRDARRRIALAESCTGGLVGAALTEIPGSSDVFIGSLVTYANSAKHVQLSVPTETLDRCGAVSAETAKAMARGALRISGADVVVSITGVAGPDGGSEEKPVGTVIFARATRGEQKVLVAEEAFANTGRGGVRLQAALAALSLLEP
- a CDS encoding bifunctional 2-C-methyl-D-erythritol 4-phosphate cytidylyltransferase/2-C-methyl-D-erythritol 2,4-cyclodiphosphate synthase — encoded protein: MEFSALIVAAGSGSRMGSDVPKQFQMLGGKEVLVHAVDALLPHPAIEAVHVVIAADQEDTARAVLGDKAVNLVIGGATRSDSVRNGLAAVKTSHVLIHDAARPFCPEAVIDRLVAAMETHDAATPMLRSVDTLARPSGETLGDAVDRDTVVRIQTPQAFRSDVIRKAYDGYDGAPTDEARVAAAAGIDVALVEGDEMLDKITTPGDFSRAEAIAGQVLIPRTGMGFDVHQFAGDGPVMLGGIAVPYEKGLSGHSDADVLLHAITDALLGAVSLGDIGLHFPPSDPKWKGADSEQFLAHAANLVRDMGAIIDSVDATLICEAPKVGPHRTAMQENIARILGLVPGRVSVKATTTEKLGFTGRGEGIACQAVANVRMK
- the dusB gene encoding tRNA dihydrouridine synthase DusB, producing the protein MASLKPINIGPIRIDDPVILAPMTGVTDVPFRKMVKRFGCGLTVSEMIASEAMIRETRQSLQKATWDPSEEPVSLQLAGCEPERMAEAAKLNEDKGAAIIDINMGCPVKKVVNGFAGSHLMRDLDLAGRLIDATVKAVSVPVTLKMRMGWDHDSLNAPELAKIAEDLGVQMITVHGRTRCQLYKGTADWAFIAKVKEATSLPVIANGDINSIPEAREALKQSNADGVMIGRGAYGKPWLLGQVIANLRGEEPKPDPSREKQLETILEQYDDMQALYGPRVGTHCARKHIGWYTKGMTGSAEFRQKVNQEEDPGVVKAMLREFYLPQAEQEAA